The following coding sequences lie in one Chelmon rostratus isolate fCheRos1 chromosome 2, fCheRos1.pri, whole genome shotgun sequence genomic window:
- the gpr37l1a gene encoding G-protein coupled receptor 37-like 1, giving the protein MSPILFLLLLFLRTAELRHVHTDREFHPGSALAVQRAEDAAADTKEFLSPERTSLDRVESAKVSDPNRVARGAKDRNAGKRDPHSPSSFGHPRRYDDPSGYFTTPRTGRDASAPPGNSSSGHGSGLLNPLFPVTDGSYWAYAVMLLALVLFAAGIVGNLALMCIVWHNFYLKSAWNCILAGLAFWDFLVLFFCLPVVVFHELTLKRLLGDLSCRLVPYLEVTSLGVATFSLCALSIDRFHAATGPGSLQTPKVEPCQSILSKLSVIWVGSMVLAAPELLLWQLLQETVSLPTLPTDLQQSQPGGSLMAAFRARTDKFKVDICVREPSAELPDSIYSLVLTYHEARMWWFFGCYICLPLLFTLACDLVTRQVLAQRLPQKPAGEKVTSRCSSSSSSSSPTKKKQHVREQRLRSTVMALTILYIACNLPESICNITLAYVSEHVSAALPALALPALGLIGQFLLFMRCSATPVLLLFLCHSLGQAFMDCCCCCCEECLPDGNSSSSSSASTTATSNLSSPTSPSPSSLSPSSKEEMKSMLVTEPAVCYDRAKDSSPALGTPC; this is encoded by the exons ATGAGCCCGATTCTGTTCcttttgcttctgtttctgcGGACCGCGGAGCTCCGTCACGTCCACACAGACCGTGAGTTTCACCCCGGGTCCGCGCTGGCGGTGCAGCGGGCGGAGGATGCTGCTGCGGATACAAAAGAGTTTCTCTCCCCGGAAAGGACTTCTCTGGACCGGGTTGAAAGCGCAAAAGTTTCCGACCCGAATCGAGTCGCCCGAGGAGCCAAAGATAGGAATGCGGGTAAAAGAGACCCGCACTCCCCGAGCAGTTTCGGACATCCTCGGCGGTACGACGACCCGAGCGGTTACTTCACCACACCGCGGACCGGTCGGGACGCCTCCGCCCCGCCGGGTAACTCCTCGTCAGGCCACGGGTCCGGGCTCCTCAACCCGCTGTTCCCGGTCACCGACGGCTCCTACTGGGCCTACGCAGTCATGCTGCTCGCGCTCGTGCTGTTCGCGGCGGGCATCGTGGGGAACCTCGCGCTCATGTGCATCGTGTGGCATAACTTCTACCTTAAGAGCGCGTGGAACTGCATCCTGGCGGGGCTCGCGTTCTGGGATTTCCTCGTGCTGTTCTTCTGCCTTCCTGTGGTCGTCTTCCACGAGCTCACCTTGAAGAGGTTGCTAGGAGACCTGTCCTGTCGGCTCGTGCCCTATCTGGAG GTGACCTCTCTGGGAGTGGCCACATTCAGCCTCTGTGCTCTGAGTATTGATCGTTTCCATGCAGCCACCGGCCCTGGGTCCCTTCAGACGCCGAAGGTGGAGCCCTGCCAGTCCATCTTGTCCAAGCTGTCCGTCATCTGGGTGGGCTCCATGGTGCTGGCCGCCccggagctgctgctgtggcagctCCTCCAGGAAACCGTCAGCCTGCCGACGCTCCCCACCGACCTGCAGCAGAGCCAGCCGGGAGGCTCACTGATGGCTGCCTTCAGGGCCCGGACAGACAAATTTAAGGTGGATATCTGTGTCCGTGAGCCGTCTGCGGAGCTCCCTGACAGCATCTACTCTCTGGTGCTGACCTACCACGAGGCCCGCATGTGGTGGTTCTTTGGGTGCTACATCTGTTTGCCTCTGCTCTTCACTCTGGCCTGCGACTTGGTGACGAGGCAAGTGTTAGCCCAGCGCCTGCCGCAGAAACCCGCCGGTGAAAAGGTGACCAGCAgatgctcctcctcctcttcgtcttcctccccgacaaagaaaaagcagcatgttAGAGAGCAGAGGCTGCGCTCCACCGTGATGGCGCTCACCATCTTGTACATCGCGTGCAACCTGCCTGAGAGCATTTGTAACATCACGCTGGCGTACGTCTCCGAGCACGTGTCCGCCGCGCTCCCAGCTCTGGCTCTGCCAGCTCTGGgtctgattggacagtttttgCTGTTCATGCGTTGCTCGGCGACGCCGGTGTTGCTGCTGTTCCTTTGCCACTCGCTGGGTCAGGCCTTCatggactgctgctgctgctgctgtgaagagtGCCTCCCCGACGGcaactcctcttcatcctcatctgcTTCGACCACCGCCACCTccaacctctcctctcccacatCGCCCTCTCCCTCGTCCCTGTCTCCTTCCAgcaaagaggagatgaagagcaTGTTGGTGACAGAACCAGCAGTCTGCTACGACAGAGCAAAGGACTCCTCACCAGCTCTCGGGACGCCCTGCTGA